The genomic interval AATACAGGCAATTTGCTTTTCTGCAAAAGCCGCCTGCCAGGGGAGATCATCTTGGCAAGAAGTTGCTTGGTATCATCAAGACCTTGCCGAAACAGCCGCAATATGTTCGTTATTGTTCGACGGTGATCGTCTTTTATCTGGGGTGGCAAATGGCCTGGCCGCTTTACAGTATTTATCAGCTGAATGTGCTGCAGGCCAATGCAGCCTGGATTGGCTATTTTACAATTGTCTCAACCATCACGCAGGTGATCACCATTGAACTGTGGATCAGATTGAGCAGAAAAATCGGCAGTCAGTTCGTCCTTGGTATTTGTATGTTCCTGATGGCAATTTCCCCTTGTGTCTATGCCCTCAGCGCTACGCTTCCAATGCTTCTACTGGCGCAGATCGTGGTGGGCAGCGGTACAGGCGGTGTGATTTTTCTGGTATTCAATGAATTGCTCTATGTTTGTCCGCAAGAAAATCGGACGTTATATATTTCTCTTTTCACCTGCCTGACCCAAATCACCGGCTCGGTGATGCCCTTTGTTGGTATCTACATCAAGCAGCTCTGGTCGATTTACGCAGCGCTCTATCTCAGTGCTGCGATACGGTTGATCGGCGCCGTGATTTTCCTTTGGGCCAGTAATCGAAATCAAAGAAAAACCAGAAAAATTCAGCAAGTATAACAAAAAAAGCCTGACGGATTGATTCCGGCAGACTTTTTTTTTCGGGTTTTTCAGACAATTTCTTCTGCGGCATGTTTTTTCTCATAACGCTGCAAGACTTTAAAGCTGGAAGCACCGCCGATACGCAGCAGAGCACAGATCAGGAAAGCAATTTGAAAGCCGAAAAGGTCTCTTAAGCCAACGCCGACAATGGGAGCAAATACAGCCATGATGTTGATAACCGTTTGATGATAAGCAAGAAAACTGGTGCGGTTTTTTTCCGGCGCCGCCTCAAGAGTCGCATTGAACAGAGACAGATTGACACCCGAAAAGACCATGCCGGTAATCAGATTGATGCAGGCAACAAAATACAGGCTTTTCGAAAAAGCGTAGGCCAAAGGGACGACGAAAATCCAAATGCCGGAAGAGAAGAGCGTGGCCAGATTGCCATTCTTTTGGCTGTATCTTGTCCAGAAGCCGTAGCCGAGCAAGGAACCTCCGGTATTGATTAAGCTTAATAAACTGACCCAGGTGTTATTGGCGCCCAAGATCCGCACCTGATAGAGCGAGAACAAAGACCAGGGGATCATCATGGCAAAATTGAAGCAAAGAGAAGCGGCACAGAAACGCAAAAAACGCTTCTCCTGCCAAATCTCCCGCAGGATTTTTTTCAGGCTTTGCACAGGACTTGTTTTGGCCGGAACAGTCTGCGCTCGTTGTTCAATCGCCTCATCACCCGGCAGGTCCGGTTCATCCATGCGCGAGAAGACCCAGATTTCAACCATAGCGAGTAAAAAAGAAGTGAAGAAAGCCAGCTGATAGCCAATAGGATAGGAAGCAATATCAAGGAAGCGGCCGGCCAAGAGGGTAAAACATGTGCCGACCAAATTCTGCATTTTATTCCTGGTGGCAATCGATTGCGGACGTAAAGCCGGCGGTATGACCCGCGCGATATAAGACTGCCAGGATATCGTGCTGATCGAGCCCGGCAGATTCATGAGAGCGATGGTCGCTACCAGCAAAGAGGCGCGCAGGTTGGGGCGAAAGAAGGGAATGCAGGCCAAAAACAGATAAAAGCAGCGATGAAAAAGCATGGTAAGCAGCGTGACTTTGTGCTTTTTGGCGTGTTTGTCGATATATCGTGCGCCGGGGATCATCGATAAAACACTGACCAGAGCCGGAGCGGAAGCCAGCAGGGCGACTTGATAATCGGTAGCACCGTTTTTTATGGCAAAAATGTTTAAAAACGGATTGACCAGATTGATCGCCATGATGGACAGGATTCCCTGCGCAACATTGATTTGCTGATTGCGTTGGAATTGTGCGTCCGGTCCATCGGTATTTTTGTTGCGTAAAAGTTGCCAAAAGGTCAGGGGCTTGGGAAAATTCAAACTAAGACCACCTTATGATCGATTTAGCCGCACGGGTTTTCAAATCAGAACAGGAGATGATTTGAAGCATCCTCTGCACCCGGCGTATCGTTTTTCAGCAAGTAGGATCATTTTCACCCGGACATCCTGAGCCTGGATTGACCCGAATCAAGGTCCTGCTTGCGGCTTGCCGTTTAAAAACGGCACCCGGTTCGTTTCACGCCGGGTGCCTTTCATGCTGCGTCACGCGCAACGGGTCGTTCTATTTTCAACCGCAGTCATCATCATCAGCAAGGCCTTTGTCCAGCAGTTCTTCTACTTTTTCGGCTGTGAAACGCACATATTCGGCGCATTGCTTTTTAGCATTGCTTTCCGGTTTGAGTTTCCTACAGCTTTCCGATCCGAATTTGTCTGTGAAGGCTTCATACAAGGCTTTGCTGTATTCTTTCATTTCGTCCTTGCGTGCTTCATTTAAGTTGCGGCCAAACCAGCGGCCCAGCGTCAGCATGCCGCCTGTCAAGGCGCCGCAGACAGATCCTACGCTCATCCCGCCGGAAAAGGCGCCGGCCATGTGATTTCCTGCGTCGATTTGTTCTGCGGTCAAATCATCGGCTTCTGCTAAAGCGATATAAACGGATTCTGAACAGCTGAACCCTTTTTCCAGATAAAGTTCAACCGCTCGATCGCCTGTTTTGGACATGGAAACCATCCTTTCTATCCCCCGAATCATAAGCATTGCTTATGTCATTTGAACGGAATTATAACATGAATTGTTGAGAAATGCAATTCAGATTCCGATAGAGTTCTGGTATAAAAAGGAGAAAGAAGGATTCAAGAGGCTAAGTCCAGAAAGAAATAGATTCAATCGGAAACTAAGAATAAGCCGAACAAGCCCCGGAAGCTAAGAACAAACCGCGCTTAGAAAAGAGGTGTGAAACGATGGGCACAAAAAACAAGGCGATCATTTATGATTTACGCTTCATTCAACAAGTGGAGGATTTGCTGAACGAAGCGTTGGCGCGGCAGGATTTGCAGCAAATCAAGACACAGCCCGCCCATCAGCTGATGGCAATGATGGAAGCGCGGCCGGCGGACTTTTTAGCCGCTCTGATCCTGCAGTTTCGTAAACCATATGAGCAAAAACGTCTGAATTTCTTGGTCTGGCTGCTGACGGAAGGTGAACTGCCGGGTGTGGAGGAAGCTTTATACCGGGTGATAGGCAATCCGAAAATTCCGGATATGCAGCGCATGGCGGCAGCGACAATTCTGACGGAATTGGGTGAAAACGTTGATAAGGAAGAGTTGTTGCTGTCATTAGAGGACTCAATGTCGATTTTAAGATACTATTACGATGAGTATTTACGGGCGATTTCCGATGAGGAAGAAAATCTGGATAAACTGGCAGAAGAATTCCGCGATTTGGACGAGGAATTGCAGATCGATTGTCTGACAGCCGTTTCGCAGCAAAAGACAAAACGCGCCGCCCTGTTTCTTTGGCTGCTCAGTTTACAGCGGCAAGAGTGGTATCAGGAAAAAGCCTACGATTTGCACCGTAAACTCGTTCTGCTGGGTGTGCCGTTTCTGGATCCGGTACAGCGAATGAAGGACAGCGCCCCGGTTTGCCTGAAAATCAGTCACAGCAGAGACGATTGTCTGGTTCTGATGCTGCTGGCCTGGCAATCGGATGGCTATGTGGAGTACGTTTATTTTTATCTCAACGCGTATATGCAGGAAGGACACGGCATCCAGTTTAATAGCGAGCGAGTACCAATCAAGCAGTTTTATGCTTATTTTGAACATAGCAGATTTAACGCAGGCATCAAAATGCAGGATGCGGATCTGATGACCTGCCGCTATTTACTGGCGGATGCGGTGGCAATCGCCGAAACCTGCCAGCGCAGTGTGGAGATCCCAACGAAATACCATTGGCTGATTGAGGAATTGGCGGGAAAAACAGATGCCGACTATCAGATGCTCAATCGTTCCCTCTACCGCTGTAAATTGGGGCCGAAGAATTTGCTGACGATTTTTTGCAGAGCTTGGGGCAGCCAGGACTGGGGATTGATTTGGGATTTATATGAGCCGAACAGAGCGCCGCTTACCCGAATGGAATATGTAAAGGCCATGTCGGCGCGTGCCGGCAAAGAACAATTGCTCTTCAGTTCTGCCGGTTTCCGGATGGGGGAAGGTAAAAGCAAAAGAACGGCAGTGGTCCGCCTGGAATATCAATTAAGCCACGGTCATTATGAAACCGTCTGGCATCTTTTGATCAGCAAGTTGGAAGCGGATTGGTATATCAGCGAAATTCGTGATCAGCAGGAAAAACCATGGCTGTTTCCTTTCCCGGAGAATTCGAGGCAGGATATTCTGCGTTTCCCTTTGAAACGTTGACAATTCAAAAAATGTAATGCTGTCGAATCGTTGAGAATTCTGATAGGATGATAGGATTATTACCGCCGGGGCAGAAATGATAGGTAGAGGCTTTGCTGATCAATTGTGAGGAGGAACGATTATGGACGCAGGAAGAATCATAAAACTATTCGCCGGCACGGCAAGCCGTCGTTTGGGAGAACGAATCGTCGATCATTTAAAAACAGAATTACCGGAAACAGCAGGTCACAAGCATTTGGAGAAATATCGCCTCGGTGATATTACGGTGAAAAAGTTTTCCAATGATAATACTTTTGTAAAATTGGAAGAAACGGTACGGGAAGCCGACACCTTTATCATCCAATCTTCCGGAGTGCCGGTGAATGACCGATTGATGGAATTATTGCTGACAATTGATGCCATGCGCCGCAGTTCAGCCGGACGTATCACTGCGATTCTGCCATATTTTCCCTACTCACGCTCTGATAAGATTGATCAGCCCCGTATTCCGCTGACTGCCAGACTGGTGGCAGATTTGATTGAAGCGGCTGGTGCGGATCACATTGTTGTCATGGATCTGCATGCCGATCAAATTCAGGGTTATTTCAATATTCCGGTCGATCACCTGAAGGCGACCAGCATTCTGGCTTCTTATGTCAGAGAAAATATCCTCAAAGGCTTGAGCAAGAAAGAATTGGCCGATTGGACCGTGATCTCGCCGGATGCCGGCTCTGCCAAGCGTGCTCAGAGTTTTGCCTCCAAATTAAACCTGCCCCTGGCGGTTGTGCTCAAAGAACGTCAGGGCAATGAAGATGTTTCTGAAATTATACATGTGATCGGTGATATCGCCGGCAAAAATGCGATTATCTTTGACGATGAAATTGATACGGCCGGTTCCATGATGAATGCGATTAATGCCCTATGTGAAAATTTTGGCGTGAAACACGTGATCGCTGTCGCAACGCACGGGATTTTCTCCGGCGCCGCCCTGCGCCGGATTGAAGAAAATAAGTATTTACAGGAAGTTGTGGTCACCGACACCCTGGAGGTCCCGGAAAAAGGCGAGACTGTGACCAAGTGCTATTTGTCCGGGGGGAAGATGGTGGAAGATCGGATTACCGTGACGAAAATTCGGGTTTGCTCCGTCTCGGAATTGTTTGCCGCCACGATCCGCTCCATTCATTTGGGGGAGAGCGTGACCCATCTGTATCAGCGTTGGGAAATTAATGATCCTGCCGATAATAACAAAACCATCTAGTCTCCGCTGCCACGTGCTGTCGGTTGGATCGGCTGCGGCCAGAGCGCAACAAGCCGGTCGCAGCGTATGATCGGCTTTTCTATTGACTATAACGGGCTCGAAGAAATCAGGAAATCATACCCTTCTCAAAGAAGAAGAGTGGATAAAAAAAGAAAGCCGGCTGGACGTCTGTCTTTAAAAAGTGAAGGAGGAGACAACCATGAAGAGGATGATTGACTTAAACAGCGATATGGGCGAATCTTTTGGCGCTTATCGCTATGGCGCTGATCAGGACATTGTGGAATTTATTTCTTCTGCCAATATCGCCTGCGGCTGGCATGCCGGAGATGCGCTCGTCATGGACCAAAGCGCCAAGTTATGCCGTACGCATCAGGTTGCGCTGGGAGCACATCCCGGTTTTCCCGATCTGCTCGGCTTCGGCCGACGCAATTTGACTTGCTCTGCGGCTGAAATCCGTGCTTATCTGATTTATCAGATCGGCGCGCTGCAGGCGTTTGCTCACAGTCAGGGGATTGAGTTGTCGCACGTCAAACCCCATGGCAATTTGTATAATATGGCCGGTCAGGACCTGAAGATGGCGCTGGCCATCGCAGAAGGGGTTAAAGCGGTGAATCCAAAGCTGATTCTGGTCGGACTGGCCGGTTCTCAGCTTTGCCGGGCAGGCTATCAAACAGGATTGCAGGTGGCCGAAGAGGTCTTTGCCGACCGGGGGTATCGCGCGGATGGCAGCCTTGTGCCCCGCGGCGAACCGGGTGCTATGATCGAAACTCTGGAGGAAGCGGTCAGTCGGATTGTTCACCTGGTGGAAACCGGTGAAATGATTGCCAATGACGGCAGTATCCTCAAGATTGAGGCGCATACAGTCTGTCTGCATGGTGACACACCCGGAGCGGCGGCGTATGCCAAAGCTATCCGTCAAATGCTGACCGAAAAAGGAATTACGATCGCTCCCATGGCAGAGGTGATTCGGCAATGAGCAATCCCCGTTTCTTAAGACAGGGTGAAAGCGGTATGGTGGTGGAGTTTGGCGATCGCATCGATCCCGCTTTGGTAGCGCAGGTGCGCAGTCTGGAAAACGCCTTGCAGCGGGAAAACATTGCAGCCGTTCGGGAAACGATTCCCACCTATCGCTCCCTCTTGATCGTTTACGATCCTTTGCAGCTGCACTTTGACGATTTAAAGCGGGAAGTGGAGCGTTTGCTGCAGCAGGTCTCGCCGGAGACTGCGGCAGCGGAGGTCGTGGAAATCCCTGTTTGTTACGGCGGTCACTTCGGACCCGATCTGCACGATGTTGCAGAACATGCCGGCGTAACGGAAGAAAAGGTCATCGAACTGCACAGCTCGGTCGATTACTTGATTTATATGCTGGGATTCACGCCGGGTTTTCCTTATCTGGGCGGTTTGCCGCAAGAAATTGCCTGCCCGCGCTTGCCTTCCCCCCGGACGGCGGTGCCGGCCGGTTCCGTAGGTATCGCCGAAACGCAGACAGGCGTCTATCCCCTGGAAACACCCGGTGGCTGGCGGCTGATTGGACGAACACCGCTGCGACTCTTTGATCCCCGGCTGGAACAGCCTGTTTTGCTCAAAGCCGGTGACTATCTGCATTTTGCGCCGATCAGTTTAGCCGAGTATGAGAGAATCCAGCAGCAGGTTTCGCTGAATTCTTATCAGGTAAACCGCCGCCGGAAAGAGGGAGGCGAAGACCGATGAGTCTACAATTACTGGTGGGACAACCCGGTTTGCTGACGACCGTGCAGGATCTGGGGCGCTATGGCTATGGTTCCATTGGTCTGCCTGCCGCCGGAGTGATGGATGATTATGCTGCTTCCGTGGCAAATTTCATGCTGGGCAACGAGGCCGGGGTGGCTGTACTGGAAATCACATTGCTGGGACCGACGCTGACCGCAATCGGCAGCGGCCTGGCCGCTTTGATGGGCGGCGATCTGGGAGCGAAACTGAATGGCATCGCCTTACCTGTTTGCGGCAGCTTTTGGCTAAACGAGGGTGATGTTTTGAGTTTCCGCGGCGGCGCGGGAAGCCGTACTTATCTGGCTTTGGCAGGCGGAATTGATACAGCGCCCGTTCTGCACAGCCGCAGTACTTTTCTGCGCGGTAAACTGGGTGGTTTTCAGGGCAGAGCCCTGCTGCGCGGTGACCTGATTGCGGCTGGGGCAGCAGCAGGGCTGCCAGCCTGGTACGGCCGGCTGCCGGAACGGTTTTGGCCGCAGAATCAAGGAGAACGTCAGCTGATTCGGGCTTTACCGGGGCCGCAAGCGGATTTTTTTGACACCGCTGAAAAATTGAGTTTCTTCAGGCAAACCTGGCAGGTGAGCAAAGATTCCGACCGCATGGGTTACCGCCTGGAAGGAGAAGCGTTGCATCATTTGGACAAAAAAGAGATCGTTTCTGATGGCGTTATGAAAGGCGCGATTCAAGTGCCGGGACATGGCCAACCCATTGTCTTGCTGGCGGATGCCCAGACGACGGGTGGTTATCCCAAAATCGCCACGGTAATCGGACCTGATCTGGGTAAATTCGCCTATTTGTCCGCGGGTCATCGGCTGCGCTTTCAGGAAGTCAGTTATGAAGCGGCGCTGCAGGCCCGGCGCGACCGGAATGCGCAGTATGCAGCCATCAAAACATGGTTGGCAGCGCAAACGATGCCCGGCAGCCACCTCTACAAAATTTCGGTCAAAGGGGAAGTCTTTACCGTGCGGGTGGATGAGAAATTAGAGTAGTTTGCTCTGCCTTTGCCCCAATTTGAACCGCAGCAGCAGTAAATCAAACGGCAGAACCAAACAGCGGGAACTTTTATGCCAAACCAACGGCATGGTTTGACTGTCTGATTGCTGTGCCATGGATCAACTCCTCTTGCCCGCGGATGTTGTGCCGTCCGACTGGATATTAATTGGACTATACCCGCTAAAGCTGAAATTTGCCATGGCAGCCAAAAGGCGGAAAATGACCGCAGCGGAATCACTTCGCAGGCAAGCCGCACAAGCGCCGCTGCTTTTAGGTTGATTTTCGGAAGAAACCTCTCTGAAAAAGCGAAAAAAGACTTCCCAATTCGAAAAGAATATGCTATACTAAAGCACGTTATCGTTGGAAAACAACGAAATCAACGTGAGAAGAGGTGCTAGATATGCCAAAAACAAAAAGAGGTAAAAACATTAAAGCCACAGCCGGTTGGAGAGGTACCTGTCCAGTTTGCAAAAGAACCGGTGTGAAATTATTATGGAATAAGAATGATGCCAATGGCAATGCAATCAATGTATGCAAACGCTGTGGTAAATAAGCGGCAAGATGAAAAACCTGGGGATCAAAAAAAAGATTCGCAGGCTTTTTTTTGCCTTTGTCCGTTTAACGCCTGGACTAAGGCGTTGACCGCTGTTTTGGCACCGTTGATGGATTGGAGCGTCTGCAGTGCCGTGACGGTCCCGTTTCTGATCAGATGATCGGCGTCCTGTTGCGAGCGGGGTGACAGAATATCCCAAACCGTTTGGTTCGCTTGCGTTTCAGAGTATCCTGACGCTTCTTGGTCCGAGCCAACTGAAATGTTAAAAAACTATGGCAAAAAAGCCGGCCGGGTTATTGCATTAAATGAGGGATTGTGTTATTCTATGACTATGTGATGTGCGTAAAAAACGCGCCACGAAATAATATTTAGGAGGAAAGAACTGAAAATGAAGAGAAAAAGTATTACGATGTTACTTATTCTGGCCACTGTTTTAGCTATGTTTGCAGGCTGCACACCGAAAAAAGAAACTTTTGAAATTGCTTTGGTCACCGATATCGGTACGATTGATGACAAATCCTTTAACCAGGGCGCCTGGGAAGGCGTCGTTCAATATGCAACCGAAAATAAGAAAACGTATAAGTATTATCAGCCGAAAAGCGACGCGAAAGACGATTTACTCGCTTCCATCGGCCTTGCCGTTGACGGCGGAGCGAAAATTGTGGTTTGCCCCGGTTTCAATTTTGAAGTAGCTATTTATGAAGCCCAGACCAAGTATCCCAAAGTAAACTTTGTTCTTCTGGATGGTGAACCTCATACAGCTGATTATAAAACCTTTAAGACAGAAGCCAATGTCAAATGCATTAAGTACGCGGAACAGGAAGCCGGATTTCTCGCCGGATATGCCGTTGTCAAAGATGGCATGACCAAATTAGGCTTTATGGGCGGTGTGTCCGTACCCGCCGTGATCCGTTTTGGTTACGGTTTCATTCAGGGCGCTGATTATGCCGCCAAAGAAATGAAACTTGCCCCCGGCGCGGTTGAAGTGAATTACAATTACACCGGTAAATTCGAAGCGACGCCTGAAGCACAGACCATGGCTGCCGGTTGGTTTACGAACGGCACGCAGGTTATCTTTGGCTGCGGCGGCGCTCTGGGTGATTCTGTGATGGCTGCTGCCGCGACGGCGAAAGGCAAAGTAATCGGTGTTGACGTGGATCAATCCAGCGAATCGCCAACCGTGATTACTTCCGCCATGAAAAATCTGACCAAATCCGTTTATGACTCTCTGAAAGAATATTATGCCGGGAAATTTGCCGGCGGTGCCACTTTAATTGTTGATGTGAAGTCTCAAGGTGTCGGACTGCCGATGGCAACTTCCAAATTCACCACCTTTACACAAGCGGATTACGATGCGATTTATGCCAAATTGGTTGCCGGCGAGATTAAAATTCTCACCGATACCGATCAGGATGCCGTCGAAAAACTTGCTACTGCCAATGTCGTTGTCAATGTGATCAAATAAATCGGAGCCTGAACGCCCGGAGCAAGGTTCAAACAGGGGGATGTTGATCAGACATCTCCCTGTCCTTATCCTGACAGCATGCATGGGCAGGCAGTAAAGCAAGAGGGGATAAGTCATGGAAAATGTCATTGAGATGCTCAATATCACAAAAAAGTTCCCCGGAATAATCGCCAATGACAATGTGACCTTTCTGGTCAGAAAAGGTGAAATCCACGCGCTGCTTGGTGAGAACGGTGCAGGGAAGTCCACTCTGATGAGTGTGCTTTTCGGCTTATATCAACCCGAGAAGGGTAGCATCCGCATCAACGGACAGGAAGCGAAAATTCGCAATCCCAATGATGCGAACCGTTATCACATCGGTATGGTGCATCAGCATTTTAAGCTGGTGCAGAATTTTACTGTACTGGAGAATATTATCCTGGGTGTGGAATCGACTCGCCGGGGATTTTTAGAAATGAATGAAGCCAGGGACAAAGTGATCAAACTCAGTGAAAAATATAAGTTGAAGATTGATCCGGATGCCCTTGTATCCGATATTACCGTTGGCATGCAGCAGAGAGTGGAAATTCTCAAGATGCTCTACAGAGAAAACGAAATTTTGATTTTCGATGAACCGACGGCTGTCCTAACCCCACAGGAAATCATTGAATTAATCAAGATTATGAAGGATCTCGTGCATGAAGGGAAATCGATTGTCTTTATTACACATAAACTCAATGAGATCAAAGAAGCGGCCGACCGCTGTAGTGTGCTGCGCAAAGGCAAGTACATCGGCACGGTCGATGTGCGGACTACCAGCAAAGAACAAATGTCCGAAATGATGGTGGGGCGCCAGGTCAATTTTGCAGTCGATAAAAAAGCGGCTATCAGGGGCGAGCAAATCCTGAAAGTGGAGCATTTATCCGTGAAAACCGGCCATCACGGTCAGTCTGATGTGGATGATATTTCTTTTGCTGCCAATCGGGGTGAAATTGTCTGTATCGCCGGGATAGACGGCAACGGACAGAGTGAACTGGTTTACGCTTTAACCGGTTTGCTGCCGGCCGTCAGCGGCAGGATCGAATTTATGGGTCGGGATATCACACACCTTTCCATCCGGGACCGCACGCGGTTAGGCATGGCTCACATCCCGGAAGACAGACATAAATATGGATTGGTACTGGATTATTCTCTGGAGGAAAATTTAGTACTGCAAAGGTATTTTGAACGGCCGTTTTCCGTGCATGGCTTTCTGCAATTTGATGCCATCGAGCAATTTGCCCAGCAATTGATCGAACGATTTGATATTCGCAGCGGTCAGGGAAGCAAGACATCCGCCAGAAGTATGTCGGGTGGGAATCAGCAAAAAGCAATATTGGCCCGGGAAATCGAACGCGATCCGGAACTCCTGATCGCCGTGCAGCCGACACGCGGCTTGGATGTGGGAGCGATTGAGTATATTCACGGCCAGATCATTGCCCAGCGTGACCAGGGCAAAGCCATTTTATTGATTTCCCTGGAATTGGATGAAGTGATGGATGTCAGTGATCGGATTCTGGTCATGCACAACGGGCGGATTGTAGCGGATATGCTGCCGGAAGAGGTAACGATGCAGGAACTTGGACTTTACATGTCCGGCGCGAAGGTGGGGGCGGGTTATGAAAGGTAGAAGTGTCGGCCAATTTACGCGGGCGGGCCTGCCCTCTGTCCTGGCGGTACTCGCAGGTTTTTTACTTGGTTTTATTATCATGCTGATTGTCAACCCGCAGCAGGCACTGCAGGGAATCGGCATTATTCTGATGGGCGGTTTTCAAAAAGGAGCGGCGGGGATCGGTCAGATGCTTTATTATGCCACCCCCATCATCATGACCGGACTGGCGGTTGGTTTTGCTTTTAAAACCGGTTTGTTCAATATCGGCGCCTCCGGACAATTTATGTTGGGCTCCTTTGCCGCTGTCTATGTGGGTGTGACGATGACCTGGCTGCCCGGCAGCATTCATTGGTTGGCAGCTCTCCTGGCAGCTATGCTGGCCGGAGCGCTGTGGGGGATGCTGCCGGGTCTGCTGAAGGCGGTCAGCAATGTCAGCGAAGTGATTACTTCGATCATGATGAATTATATCGGTATGAGTTTGGTCAATCTGCTGATCAAGGCTACCGTGTATAATAAATTGAAAAATGAAACAATGCCGGTGGCGGCAACCGCCAACATTCCGAAATGGGGCCTGGATCGGCTT from Negativicutes bacterium carries:
- a CDS encoding ABC transporter ATP-binding protein produces the protein MENVIEMLNITKKFPGIIANDNVTFLVRKGEIHALLGENGAGKSTLMSVLFGLYQPEKGSIRINGQEAKIRNPNDANRYHIGMVHQHFKLVQNFTVLENIILGVESTRRGFLEMNEARDKVIKLSEKYKLKIDPDALVSDITVGMQQRVEILKMLYRENEILIFDEPTAVLTPQEIIELIKIMKDLVHEGKSIVFITHKLNEIKEAADRCSVLRKGKYIGTVDVRTTSKEQMSEMMVGRQVNFAVDKKAAIRGEQILKVEHLSVKTGHHGQSDVDDISFAANRGEIVCIAGIDGNGQSELVYALTGLLPAVSGRIEFMGRDITHLSIRDRTRLGMAHIPEDRHKYGLVLDYSLEENLVLQRYFERPFSVHGFLQFDAIEQFAQQLIERFDIRSGQGSKTSARSMSGGNQQKAILAREIERDPELLIAVQPTRGLDVGAIEYIHGQIIAQRDQGKAILLISLELDEVMDVSDRILVMHNGRIVADMLPEEVTMQELGLYMSGAKVGAGYER